Proteins from a genomic interval of Pseudomonadota bacterium:
- a CDS encoding thrombospondin type 3 repeat-containing protein produces MLNLSRRSSRGGVFEGTDQEIKMKRLAMMVAIAVLAALWAVEAAAATGKSRVPSKGDTIKQLFLLADTDGDGVFDHWDNCPSVANPAEDVWPADGWGPPEHKQRDTDRDGVGDACDACLDTADGVDVGSDGCEIDACDAGVDADCDG; encoded by the coding sequence ATGTTAAATTTATCGCGGAGAAGTTCGCGGGGCGGGGTTTTCGAAGGCACAGACCAGGAGATAAAGATGAAGAGACTGGCGATGATGGTGGCGATTGCGGTGCTGGCGGCGCTGTGGGCGGTCGAGGCGGCGGCTGCAACTGGCAAAAGCCGTGTCCCGTCCAAGGGCGATACGATCAAGCAACTTTTCCTGCTCGCCGACACCGACGGCGACGGGGTCTTCGATCACTGGGACAACTGTCCGAGCGTCGCAAATCCGGCCGAAGATGTGTGGCCTGCAGATGGCTGGGGCCCGCCGGAGCATAAGCAGCGCGACACCGACCGCGACGGCGTGGGGGACGCGTGCGACGCATGCCTCGACACGGCCGATGGCGTCGATGTCGGCTCCGACGGCTGCGAAATCGACGCGTGCGATGCGGGCGTGGACGCGGACTGCGACGG
- a CDS encoding flagellar biosynthetic protein FliR, with protein MEDLFKRLGVNIDVSFHLIYYSLIWVRIIAMGSVVPFIFGKPVPRYVLMAGSVVLALFAYRATVPAEPPPLSEDRMLLVVLYLKEAFYGAAIGFSAAVIFHAMSSVGQMIDNQRGVSIARSILPQLGEQVSITGIFLFQLGLVLFLAIGGHLMFFDTFFMSFRALPVLEFPAAGPGMFPLMDMFMKLTGQVLLIAMKLSMPVIIAIFMADLILGIANRIAPQINVWMLGFTLKGSLGVLILFLSLTMVTDQMQRYGLAADRHVAEAIDLLQGKVPEGAPQPPAPEEGLAPESEIPDVKTIE; from the coding sequence ATGGAAGATCTTTTCAAAAGACTCGGCGTCAACATCGACGTCAGCTTTCACCTGATCTACTACTCCCTCATCTGGGTGCGGATCATCGCCATGGGCTCGGTGGTCCCGTTCATATTCGGCAAGCCGGTGCCCCGCTACGTTCTCATGGCCGGCTCGGTGGTGCTCGCGCTCTTCGCCTACAGAGCGACCGTCCCCGCCGAGCCGCCGCCGCTGTCCGAGGACCGCATGCTGCTCGTCGTGCTCTATCTCAAGGAGGCGTTCTACGGCGCGGCGATCGGGTTCTCGGCGGCGGTCATCTTCCACGCCATGAGCTCGGTCGGCCAGATGATCGACAATCAGCGCGGCGTGTCGATCGCCCGCTCGATACTCCCGCAGCTGGGGGAGCAGGTCTCGATCACCGGCATCTTCCTCTTCCAGCTCGGGCTCGTTCTCTTCCTGGCGATCGGCGGGCACCTCATGTTCTTCGACACGTTCTTCATGAGCTTTCGGGCCCTTCCGGTGCTCGAGTTCCCCGCCGCGGGGCCGGGCATGTTCCCGCTTATGGACATGTTCATGAAGCTCACCGGCCAGGTCCTGCTCATCGCCATGAAGCTGTCGATGCCGGTGATCATCGCCATATTCATGGCCGACCTGATCCTCGGGATCGCCAACCGCATAGCCCCGCAGATCAACGTCTGGATGTTGGGCTTCACCCTCAAGGGGAGCCTCGGCGTCCTCATCCTCTTCCTCTCGCTCACGATGGTCACCGACCAGATGCAGAGGTACGGCCTCGCCGCGGACCGCCACGTCGCCGAGGCGATAGATCTGCTGCAGGGCAAGGTCCCGGAGGGCGCGCCGCAGCCCCCCGCCCCCGAGGAGGGGCTGGCCCCTGAATCAGAGATTCCCGATGTGAAGACAATCGAATGA
- the fliQ gene encoding flagellar biosynthesis protein FliQ, which produces MPEYFVAVAKQTMFLALILTGPPVMTALLVGLTISILQATTQIQEQTLTFVPKLVAVVTILALAGPWMLAQLIAFASSIYESFPTYVS; this is translated from the coding sequence ATGCCTGAATACTTCGTGGCGGTGGCAAAGCAGACGATGTTCCTGGCGCTGATCCTCACCGGGCCGCCGGTCATGACCGCGCTGCTGGTGGGGCTCACGATCAGCATACTGCAGGCGACAACCCAGATCCAGGAGCAGACGCTCACCTTCGTGCCCAAGCTCGTGGCGGTGGTCACGATACTCGCGCTCGCCGGCCCCTGGATGCTGGCGCAGCTGATCGCCTTCGCCTCGTCGATATACGAGTCGTTTCCAACCTATGTCTCGTGA
- the sctR gene encoding type III secretion system export apparatus subunit SctR: protein MKAFISRHKRCAIACAAGLAGLAFSTAAWAQAGEIGVSKPLVLLAVLASLAMAPFVVMMITSFVKIAVVMALVRNAMGTQQVPPNMIVTGLAMILTIYIMVPVGYDIYRVAGSTINQGTNQPLLSQASLRLLAQAVDEGKEPVRDFLLKHVHSKERALFYNLGLKLRAKEEYRADITDKDFINLVPAFVVSELKEAFQIGFIIFLPFLIIDLVIANILLSLGMFQISPITISLPFKLLLFVLVDGWHMIAKGLILGYV from the coding sequence CTCAAGGCACAAAAGGTGCGCGATCGCCTGCGCTGCCGGTCTCGCGGGGCTCGCATTCTCGACCGCGGCCTGGGCGCAGGCGGGCGAGATCGGCGTCTCAAAGCCGCTGGTCCTGCTGGCGGTGCTGGCCTCGCTGGCCATGGCTCCGTTCGTGGTCATGATGATCACGTCGTTCGTCAAGATCGCCGTGGTCATGGCGCTGGTGAGAAACGCGATGGGCACGCAGCAGGTGCCGCCCAACATGATCGTCACCGGGCTCGCCATGATACTCACGATCTACATCATGGTCCCGGTCGGCTACGACATCTACAGGGTCGCGGGCTCGACGATCAACCAGGGCACGAACCAGCCCCTTCTGTCTCAGGCGTCGCTCAGGCTCCTGGCCCAGGCGGTGGACGAGGGCAAGGAGCCGGTCCGCGACTTTCTGCTCAAGCACGTGCACTCCAAGGAGCGGGCGCTGTTCTACAACCTCGGGCTCAAGCTCAGGGCCAAAGAGGAGTACCGCGCCGACATAACCGACAAGGACTTCATCAACCTCGTGCCCGCGTTCGTGGTCTCCGAGCTCAAGGAGGCGTTCCAGATAGGATTCATAATCTTCCTGCCGTTCCTCATCATCGACCTTGTGATAGCGAACATACTCCTGTCGCTGGGCATGTTCCAGATATCGCCGATCACCATCTCGCTGCCGTTCAAGCTGCTGCTATTCGTGCTCGTGGACGGCTGGCACATGATAGCGAAGGGGCTGATACTTGGATACGTGTAA